In one Cloacibacillus porcorum genomic region, the following are encoded:
- a CDS encoding phage holin family protein translates to MNRLTELVISFFELVEAEGRELREQAQGVLRGAAMFFFGGVLLSAGVLTAVYALYLTLASRLGRPAAALIAALLLGAVGAALILKSRPSAKGGEAQNDDES, encoded by the coding sequence ATGAACCGGCTGACAGAACTTGTAATCAGCTTTTTTGAGCTTGTGGAGGCGGAGGGCCGCGAACTTCGCGAACAGGCGCAGGGCGTTCTGCGGGGGGCCGCCATGTTCTTTTTTGGCGGGGTATTGCTCTCAGCGGGCGTGCTCACCGCCGTCTATGCCCTCTACCTTACGCTTGCCTCGCGGCTTGGGCGCCCCGCGGCGGCGCTCATCGCGGCGCTGCTTTTGGGAGCGGTTGGAGCTGCTCTTATCTTAAAGTCGCGCCCGTCAGCGAAGGGCGGTGAAGCGCAAAATGATGACGAGAGTTAA
- a CDS encoding sensor domain-containing diguanylate cyclase: protein MRRNIIPVCLVIAFVIIGGFTMSAFFSYFSFQTLFKKDVEAVSELTSENIFVNINNLMDRPINVSLAMANDTFLRSFMLKEEERKLTPGDLELLRNYLESYQKKYCFDSVFLVSVKTGAYYHYKNGIDRYMRPGEPENEWYFKFLKEQQECSLNVDNDEAKDNIITVFVNCKLTDSEGKLLAVVGVGMETPYVQQFLVENEKKYGINAFLIDEQGNIQLSSELTEFAGVNLFKDESFRAMAAAIVRNTEAPEYKWYHSREADGYVITKYVPNLNWYLVVEKNTRDFKIKMFSQLGLEFIFTLLVVILVVTVTTVIIRRYNREVMDLAEKDLLTGVKNRTSYERETIKHSLNMAKYEHFGIGVFDLNNLKMVNDIYGHQAGDTYIKKFSAMLCGAFGGDAVFRIGGDEFAVLFININEAEVRDRWHMLLEKFKGMGRPGEPKISAAFGAAFRDAAELNTIGKIFKTADDNMYLDKERIKGKPHNETR from the coding sequence ATGCGGCGAAATATCATTCCCGTCTGTTTAGTCATCGCCTTTGTAATAATTGGCGGCTTTACCATGTCGGCTTTTTTCTCATATTTTTCCTTTCAAACGTTATTCAAAAAAGATGTTGAGGCCGTATCTGAGCTTACCTCCGAGAATATCTTCGTCAATATCAACAATCTGATGGACAGGCCGATAAATGTTTCGCTGGCGATGGCAAACGACACCTTTCTGCGCAGCTTCATGCTGAAAGAGGAGGAGCGTAAGCTGACGCCCGGCGACCTTGAGCTTCTGAGAAATTATCTTGAGTCATATCAAAAAAAATACTGCTTTGACTCGGTATTCCTGGTCTCGGTAAAGACCGGAGCATATTACCATTACAAAAACGGCATCGACCGCTATATGCGCCCCGGTGAACCTGAAAACGAATGGTATTTCAAGTTTCTGAAGGAGCAGCAGGAGTGTTCCCTCAATGTAGATAATGACGAGGCAAAGGATAATATAATTACAGTCTTTGTTAATTGTAAGCTTACAGACAGTGAGGGCAAACTGCTGGCGGTCGTGGGCGTCGGTATGGAGACCCCCTACGTCCAGCAGTTTCTGGTAGAAAATGAAAAAAAATATGGCATCAACGCATTTTTAATCGACGAACAGGGAAATATTCAGCTCTCTTCGGAACTAACGGAGTTCGCCGGGGTCAATCTCTTCAAAGACGAGAGTTTTAGAGCTATGGCTGCGGCCATTGTGAGAAATACCGAGGCGCCGGAGTATAAATGGTACCACAGCAGAGAGGCGGACGGATATGTGATCACGAAATATGTTCCCAATCTCAACTGGTACCTCGTGGTGGAAAAGAATACGCGTGACTTCAAAATAAAGATGTTCTCCCAGCTGGGACTGGAGTTTATTTTTACATTGCTGGTAGTCATCCTTGTCGTTACGGTGACCACGGTCATTATAAGAAGGTATAACCGCGAAGTGATGGACCTTGCGGAAAAGGACCTCCTGACGGGCGTCAAGAACCGTACCAGCTATGAACGCGAGACGATAAAGCATAGTTTGAATATGGCGAAGTATGAGCATTTCGGTATCGGCGTCTTTGACCTGAACAACCTGAAGATGGTAAACGACATTTACGGACATCAGGCGGGAGATACCTATATAAAAAAATTCTCCGCCATGCTCTGCGGCGCCTTTGGCGGCGATGCCGTATTCCGAATAGGCGGCGACGAGTTTGCCGTTCTCTTTATCAATATAAATGAGGCTGAGGTGCGCGACCGCTGGCATATGCTGCTGGAAAAATTCAAAGGGATGGGCAGGCCGGGCGAACCGAAGATCAGCGCCGCTTTCGGGGCGGCTTTCCGTGATGCCGCGGAATTAAATACGATAGGAAAAATATTCAAAACCGCCGATGATAATATGTATCTTGATAAGGAGCGCATCAAGGGAAAGCCGCATAACGAGACACGTTAA
- a CDS encoding L-2-amino-thiazoline-4-carboxylic acid hydrolase codes for MRENFKEIPLLQQREIEAKVMGPLIRAFCREFGEERTYEIVRRTLKEVSREAGRELSERCGGGLDSLRKNCISRWGEGGAQKSTPKEDSEDCCSFDVTYCAFAEIYRELGYGDIGTIISCERDEAFLNGFDENLELVRSKTLMEGGDCCDFCYRKKK; via the coding sequence TTGAGGGAAAATTTTAAAGAGATACCGCTGCTTCAGCAGAGAGAGATTGAAGCAAAGGTAATGGGGCCGTTGATCCGCGCCTTCTGCCGCGAATTTGGCGAGGAGCGCACCTACGAGATCGTCAGGCGCACGCTCAAAGAGGTCTCGCGCGAAGCGGGGAGAGAGCTCAGCGAACGCTGCGGCGGAGGACTTGATTCTCTGAGAAAAAACTGCATCTCACGCTGGGGCGAGGGCGGCGCTCAGAAATCAACCCCTAAAGAGGACAGCGAGGACTGCTGCAGCTTTGACGTCACCTACTGCGCCTTCGCCGAAATTTACCGGGAGCTCGGTTACGGAGATATTGGGACCATCATCTCCTGCGAGCGCGACGAGGCCTTTCTCAACGGCTTCGACGAGAATCTTGAGCTCGTCCGCAGCAAGACGCTGATGGAGGGCGGAGACTGCTGCGACTTCTGCTACCGCAAGAAAAAATAA
- a CDS encoding Do family serine endopeptidase, whose protein sequence is MEKFNLNSSLKKFGAAALAALILFAGGAAGSYIATRYTVTEAGISTATNPGGAAVASTPTEYDQRNPYVAIVKRSSPAVVNIDVETMVTEQPMVNPFQGNPFFEEFFGEEFFGPQQRQSQPRKVPRRGKGSGFIVSKEGYILTNNHVVEDADKIKVTMLDGRTFDAKKVGQDPTFDLAVIQIKAKDLPVLQLGDSSATEVGEQVVAIGNPHGFENTVTAGIISAKNRTLQAPGINFQGFLQTDAAINPGNSGGPLIDLNGNVIGINTAIVPYAQGIGFAIPVNMAKQIMDDLIKHGEVRRGWLGVTVQPLTASLVEAYKIPTKEGSIVADVQKGSPAEKFGLKRGDVIISVGDSKVKNSEDVVFAVRNRLAGEKVPFEIYRDGKKMTVEVTLGDMDSVPGARRQSSSSRGGQQSAPKESTRMGITVVLNSPEFSKQYELSETDGVVVTKIAQGSQGQRLGLRPGDVILEINRQKINSIADWERMMSAKKGALGFLVSRDGQTLFISVGK, encoded by the coding sequence ATGGAGAAATTCAATTTGAACAGCAGTTTGAAAAAGTTCGGAGCTGCTGCGCTTGCCGCCCTGATTTTATTTGCTGGCGGGGCCGCGGGGTCCTATATAGCAACAAGATATACAGTAACAGAGGCGGGTATAAGCACGGCGACGAATCCCGGCGGGGCGGCGGTAGCCTCTACCCCGACCGAGTATGATCAGAGAAATCCCTATGTGGCGATCGTCAAAAGAAGTTCGCCCGCGGTCGTCAATATCGACGTTGAGACGATGGTGACGGAGCAGCCGATGGTCAACCCGTTCCAGGGCAACCCGTTCTTCGAGGAGTTCTTCGGCGAGGAGTTCTTCGGTCCCCAGCAGCGCCAGAGCCAGCCCAGAAAGGTACCGCGCCGCGGTAAAGGCTCGGGGTTCATCGTCAGCAAAGAGGGCTATATCCTTACGAACAACCACGTCGTAGAGGATGCCGATAAGATAAAGGTGACAATGCTCGACGGAAGGACCTTTGACGCGAAGAAGGTGGGTCAGGACCCGACATTCGACCTTGCCGTCATTCAGATAAAGGCTAAGGACCTTCCCGTTCTGCAGCTTGGCGATTCCAGCGCCACCGAAGTCGGCGAGCAGGTGGTCGCGATCGGAAACCCGCACGGTTTTGAGAATACCGTGACCGCGGGTATCATCTCCGCGAAAAACAGAACTCTGCAGGCCCCCGGAATAAACTTCCAGGGCTTCCTCCAGACCGACGCGGCGATCAACCCCGGAAACAGCGGCGGTCCGCTCATCGACCTGAACGGCAACGTCATAGGTATCAACACGGCCATCGTTCCCTACGCCCAGGGTATCGGCTTCGCGATCCCCGTCAACATGGCGAAGCAGATAATGGACGACCTCATCAAGCACGGAGAGGTACGCCGCGGATGGCTGGGCGTTACGGTGCAGCCGCTCACCGCTTCGCTTGTGGAGGCATATAAGATTCCCACTAAGGAAGGCTCTATCGTGGCCGACGTCCAGAAGGGCTCCCCGGCGGAGAAGTTCGGGCTTAAGCGCGGAGATGTGATCATATCGGTAGGCGACAGCAAGGTTAAGAACAGTGAAGATGTGGTCTTCGCGGTACGCAACAGGCTGGCGGGAGAGAAGGTTCCCTTCGAGATCTATCGCGACGGCAAGAAGATGACTGTCGAGGTCACTCTCGGCGATATGGACAGCGTCCCCGGAGCCAGACGCCAGAGCAGCAGCTCCCGCGGCGGCCAGCAGAGCGCTCCTAAAGAATCCACGCGGATGGGCATCACGGTGGTTCTCAACAGCCCTGAGTTCAGTAAGCAGTATGAACTTTCGGAGACTGACGGCGTGGTAGTGACGAAAATCGCCCAGGGTTCGCAGGGACAGCGCCTCGGCCTGCGCCCCGGAGACGTGATCCTGGAGATCAACCGCCAGAAGATCAACTCCATCGCCGACTGGGAGCGTATGATGAGCGCCAAGAAGGGCGCGCTTGGCTTCCTGGTTTCGCGGGACGGACAAACGCTCTTCATCTCCGTCGGCAAGTAA
- a CDS encoding bifunctional diguanylate cyclase/phosphodiesterase: MKNKIKPRFFLTRTFVLLIIMLLLSSCLGIMLLLRTRDLYKEQDDAQTDSAVSLAANIVSERINTRIQMLSSITRIHSGAATREPRRVLAELKERLMYYAKTKNDMNYRHLFVADADGEVTNSEDCSYNIGDYDFFRQALRGSATTSSVISDPAGNHRHCGGFIAICVPVHMGAEVIGTLSAVMDLRYAALFLKDINIRYNGAVLFLVDGENTVIANSGVFRDLNMYVSAPTNVFKFMGGILSEQERGELAIQMASAAGDSSVYDYASKSTGRFISYVTLPNTNNWKLIAVSSSDSIRNSQQKLMMTLGTAFVVLALLLMTIILFVYFYAWRSSRLQHISNAMLNATGLHLLTLHPSGLAEDFDGRFAELLGLPPQTRSFSFDEEVSTKGRKIFPHVPFKGGESLRLCCTAPDGRNIYLLIQIAEAAPSGIGQAVALDVTADENLQRRERELAYVNQLTHLPNVESFSIMLKDKIAAAGADYGAACFFIGLDEKDHISEVFGRIVLQKVLIKTASLVAEAAREFGGEAYSLDYGDFVIYCEEDDSRLLHSIVEKLRHTLRAPFKIENHVIEIASSIGVITYQEYIKNNTPTVDEVFRNGIVAMNLARENDGIFVLDRDTYDSVLHNIELEHELLHAIKNGELALHYQPIYDATTDRIGAVEALARWNSPLFGAVPPDVFIPIAEKNGFINTLGDWVLDSCIEFARTLSKMDVCIEFNVSAIQLLQIDFAEKFASRVKNSGLPPHALGLEITESSIAFGRERSTREKLEAVRGAGMSIYIDDFGTGYSSFTYLKDMEAEWLKIDKSFIHGIDSSKDKREIFKAITAVAQTMGMKTIAEGVESREELETVLELGCLYIQGYLIAKPMSDEALLRFLADFSGLESLKDA, from the coding sequence TTGAAGAATAAGATAAAGCCGCGATTTTTCCTGACACGTACCTTCGTTCTTCTTATAATAATGCTCCTTCTATCCAGCTGTCTGGGCATTATGCTGCTGCTGCGCACACGAGATCTGTACAAGGAACAGGACGACGCCCAGACCGATTCCGCAGTATCCCTCGCCGCAAACATCGTCAGCGAAAGAATAAACACCCGCATCCAGATGCTCTCATCCATCACGCGAATACACAGCGGTGCGGCCACCCGAGAGCCACGCAGGGTGCTGGCTGAGCTCAAAGAACGCCTCATGTACTACGCAAAGACAAAGAATGATATGAATTACAGGCATCTCTTCGTTGCCGACGCAGACGGAGAGGTGACGAACTCTGAGGACTGTTCCTACAACATCGGCGACTATGATTTTTTCCGGCAGGCGCTGCGCGGCTCCGCCACAACATCTTCCGTGATATCAGACCCAGCCGGTAACCACAGACACTGCGGCGGATTCATTGCGATCTGCGTCCCGGTTCATATGGGCGCGGAGGTCATCGGCACACTCAGCGCCGTTATGGACCTTCGTTACGCCGCCCTATTCCTGAAGGATATAAATATTAGGTACAACGGAGCGGTCCTATTCCTTGTAGACGGGGAGAACACCGTGATCGCCAACTCCGGAGTCTTCAGAGATCTGAATATGTACGTCAGCGCCCCGACAAACGTATTCAAATTTATGGGCGGCATCCTTTCCGAACAGGAGCGCGGGGAACTTGCCATACAAATGGCCTCCGCCGCCGGAGACTCCTCCGTCTATGATTACGCCTCAAAGAGCACGGGGCGCTTCATATCCTACGTGACGCTGCCAAACACCAACAACTGGAAACTCATCGCCGTCTCGTCAAGCGACAGCATCAGGAACTCTCAGCAAAAACTGATGATGACGCTGGGCACCGCATTCGTAGTATTGGCGCTGCTGCTAATGACCATCATCCTCTTCGTCTATTTCTACGCCTGGCGCTCCTCACGCCTCCAGCATATCTCCAACGCGATGCTCAACGCCACTGGTCTGCATCTGCTGACGCTCCATCCCTCCGGACTGGCCGAAGATTTCGACGGGCGTTTTGCGGAACTGCTGGGCCTGCCGCCGCAGACACGGAGCTTCAGCTTTGACGAGGAGGTGAGCACGAAAGGACGGAAAATATTCCCGCACGTCCCCTTTAAGGGCGGCGAATCCCTGCGTTTATGCTGTACTGCGCCTGACGGAAGAAATATATATCTTCTCATTCAGATCGCCGAGGCAGCTCCCAGCGGCATCGGGCAGGCCGTCGCGCTCGACGTCACCGCCGACGAAAATTTACAGAGGCGCGAACGCGAGCTGGCCTACGTCAATCAGCTGACGCACCTCCCTAACGTGGAGAGCTTCTCCATCATGCTGAAAGATAAGATAGCCGCAGCAGGCGCGGACTACGGCGCGGCATGCTTTTTTATCGGTCTCGATGAAAAAGACCATATATCGGAAGTCTTTGGCAGAATCGTCTTGCAGAAGGTGTTGATCAAAACCGCATCTCTGGTCGCGGAGGCCGCGCGCGAATTCGGCGGCGAGGCATACAGCCTGGACTATGGGGATTTCGTGATCTATTGCGAAGAGGACGATTCCCGCCTCCTGCATTCCATAGTTGAAAAACTGAGGCACACGCTCCGCGCACCCTTCAAGATAGAGAACCATGTGATAGAGATCGCCTCTTCCATAGGCGTGATCACCTATCAGGAGTATATCAAGAACAATACCCCCACTGTCGACGAAGTTTTCAGGAACGGGATCGTCGCCATGAATTTGGCGAGGGAAAATGATGGGATATTTGTTCTCGACCGCGATACCTACGACTCCGTCCTCCACAACATTGAATTGGAACATGAGCTGCTTCACGCCATAAAGAACGGCGAACTTGCACTCCACTACCAGCCGATATATGACGCGACGACCGACCGCATAGGCGCGGTCGAGGCGCTGGCGCGCTGGAACAGCCCCCTCTTCGGAGCGGTACCTCCCGACGTCTTTATACCCATCGCCGAAAAAAACGGCTTTATCAACACGCTGGGAGACTGGGTACTCGACAGCTGCATCGAGTTTGCGCGGACATTGTCGAAGATGGATGTCTGCATAGAGTTCAATGTTTCCGCGATACAGCTGTTACAGATCGACTTCGCGGAGAAGTTTGCCTCGCGCGTGAAAAACTCAGGGCTCCCGCCGCACGCTTTGGGGCTTGAAATAACTGAATCGTCTATCGCCTTCGGCAGGGAGAGGTCTACGCGTGAAAAGCTGGAGGCCGTCAGAGGGGCGGGAATGTCCATATACATCGACGATTTCGGCACCGGCTATTCTTCATTCACATACTTGAAGGATATGGAGGCCGAATGGCTAAAAATAGACAAGAGCTTTATCCACGGCATAGACAGCTCGAAAGATAAGAGGGAGATATTCAAGGCGATCACCGCGGTGGCACAGACTATGGGGATGAAGACCATCGCCGAAGGCGTGGAGAGCCGCGAAGAGCTTGAGACGGTATTGGAGCTCGGCTGCCTGTATATCCAGGGCTATCTGATAGCAAAACCGATGAGCGACGAGGCCTTACTGCGATTCCTGGCTGATTTTAGCGGCCTCGAGTCCTTAAAAGACGCATAG
- a CDS encoding prolipoprotein diacylglyceryl transferase produces MYPIIFKISFVEARSYYLLWASALLIFVFWTRRRAERIWGMDDDAVTSVLLWVYCAGILGSFAASVAEKLPLYLSGELTLKMTLRGLSSGGGMLAGGLVGIWRLWKYKINIEDFAEAAAVPSAALLGVGRIGCLMEGCCEGIGKYCSDAPWWTVHLHYDPAGFYRYPSQLFESLASFGILLLLLAVERMARRIRGERSIAVAFPLFMTLYGLYRFVFDNFREQPAGASGSGELIWLFAVVFGILWLVFSAMRLLRTRGR; encoded by the coding sequence ATGTACCCGATAATTTTTAAAATTTCGTTTGTGGAGGCCCGCAGCTATTATCTGCTGTGGGCTTCCGCTTTGCTTATTTTCGTATTTTGGACACGCCGCCGTGCCGAGAGGATCTGGGGGATGGACGACGACGCGGTGACCTCCGTGCTGCTTTGGGTCTACTGCGCGGGTATCCTCGGCTCCTTCGCGGCAAGCGTCGCGGAGAAGCTGCCGTTATATCTCAGCGGCGAACTGACGCTCAAGATGACGCTTCGCGGCCTCTCTTCCGGCGGCGGTATGCTTGCCGGCGGACTTGTGGGAATATGGCGGCTGTGGAAGTACAAAATCAACATCGAGGATTTTGCGGAGGCCGCCGCTGTTCCCTCCGCCGCGCTGCTCGGTGTGGGGCGTATCGGCTGCCTTATGGAGGGCTGCTGTGAGGGGATAGGAAAGTATTGCAGCGACGCGCCATGGTGGACGGTGCACCTGCATTATGACCCTGCGGGCTTTTACCGGTATCCCTCGCAGCTTTTCGAGTCTCTCGCCTCTTTTGGAATATTGCTGCTGCTGCTGGCTGTCGAAAGAATGGCGCGGAGAATAAGGGGAGAGCGGAGCATTGCCGTGGCCTTCCCTCTTTTCATGACGCTCTACGGCCTTTACAGATTTGTATTTGACAACTTCAGGGAGCAGCCTGCCGGAGCCTCTGGCAGCGGCGAATTGATATGGCTCTTTGCCGTAGTTTTCGGTATTCTATGGCTTGTTTTTTCCGCTATGCGTCTTTTAAGGACTCGAGGCCGCTAA
- the jag gene encoding RNA-binding cell elongation regulator Jag/EloR, with amino-acid sequence MKETDLVPMPEIDSTVVDCSSLEEAKAKGAQMWGIQAEDVDATILSEDKKLFGLLGSTYKIEIRPFAPISYIKSCHFVNEILDKMDLDLIPELTDDGMINLVGEDAGVVIGRYGETLKALEYITNLVCHEDMSTRRVRFDCGGYRARREQTLRRLAESIAREAKHKGSPVSLEPMSSWERRLIHIALRDNKDVETRSIGEEPLRRVLVCPVGAAARGRGTDRGRRRSPHGKFN; translated from the coding sequence ATGAAAGAGACAGATTTAGTACCGATGCCTGAAATAGACAGCACTGTGGTGGACTGTTCGTCGCTCGAAGAGGCCAAAGCCAAGGGCGCCCAGATGTGGGGTATCCAGGCCGAAGACGTAGACGCCACCATACTCTCCGAAGACAAGAAGCTCTTTGGCCTGCTGGGCTCTACCTATAAAATAGAGATACGCCCCTTCGCGCCGATCTCCTATATAAAGTCGTGCCATTTCGTAAACGAGATACTTGACAAAATGGATCTTGACCTCATCCCGGAGCTCACGGACGACGGCATGATAAACCTCGTCGGCGAGGACGCCGGCGTCGTCATCGGCCGCTACGGGGAGACGCTTAAGGCGCTTGAGTACATCACGAATCTCGTCTGCCACGAAGACATGTCGACGAGGCGCGTCCGCTTTGACTGCGGCGGTTACCGCGCCCGCCGTGAGCAGACGCTGCGCCGGCTCGCGGAGTCCATCGCGCGCGAGGCGAAGCATAAGGGGTCGCCCGTCAGCCTGGAGCCGATGTCGAGCTGGGAGCGCCGTCTCATCCATATCGCGCTGCGCGACAATAAGGATGTAGAGACGCGCTCAATAGGTGAAGAACCGCTGCGCCGCGTCCTTGTCTGTCCGGTCGGCGCGGCCGCGCGCGGACGTGGGACGGACCGCGGCCGGAGACGTTCACCGCACGGAAAGTTTAATTAG